The Ahaetulla prasina isolate Xishuangbanna chromosome 11, ASM2864084v1, whole genome shotgun sequence genome contains a region encoding:
- the APOOL gene encoding MICOS complex subunit MIC27: MAAKQVTKWAALPTVLAWTSTHALDAAEGEQKSRRIRAHQLPIYNAPPLESRYVDEKPGRLQTRISSVRKTTSYYLKNCKDAYLFVKGGVTTSLQFGKDAYVYLKNPPPEFLPKVSVITVSGLTGIVLARKGSRFKKIAYPMCLGSLGISLCYPAQSVIVAKVTGSKIYAASHKMYTTVGSLWTKKPSTEVAQEKDTQEASRVSHNLPKAQEASVKSEDKAEMSEEPTQRERPDLHKDDETSMDEMKAPNVRTDVLKAPKFKADASLMDYGQGSPEDADLYSKRS; this comes from the exons CAAGTCACCAAATGGGCAGCGCTCCCTACAGTTCTGGCATGGACTTCTACTCATGCACTTGACGCAGCCGAAGGAGAACAGAAATCTCGCCGGATTAGAGCACATCAG CTTCCCATTTACAACGCCCCACCTCTGGAATCAAGATACGTTGACGAAAAACCCGGCCGGTTGCAAACCAGGATTTCATCCGTAAGAAAAACAACAAGTTATTACCTGAAGAACTGCAAG GACGCTTACCTCTTTGTCAAAGGTGGAGTCACGACTTCCCTCCAGTTTGGAAAAG ATGCGTACGTTTACCTGAAGAATCCTCCCCCAGAATTTCTCCCTAAAGTTAGTGTGATCACCGTTTCAGGACTGACCGGAATAGTCCTAGCCAGGAAAG GATCTCGATTCAAGAAAATTGCCTATCCCATGTGCCTTGGCTCATTAGGTATATCTCTTTGCTACCCAGCACAGTCGGTGATAGTTGCTAAG GTTACAGGTAGCAAAATTTATGCTGCGAGTCATAAAATGTATACAACTGTAGGATCACTCTGGACCAAAAAACCTTCCACAGAAGTTGCCCAGGAAAAAGATACTCAG GAAGCTTCACGAGTCAGTCATAATCTCCCAAAAGCTCAGGAGGCCTCAGTAAAATCAGAGGACAAGGCAGAAATGTCGGAGGAACCAACCCAGAGAGAGAGGCCAGACCTGCACAAAGATGATGAGACTTCGATGGACGAAATGAAGGCGCCAAATGTCAGAACAG ATGTATTGAAGGCGCCCAAGTTTAAAGCGGATGCAAGCCTCATGGACTATGGGCAAGGCAGCCCAGAAGATGCAGATCTGTATAGTAAGAGAAGCTAA